One genomic segment of Paenibacillus xylanexedens includes these proteins:
- a CDS encoding SwmB domain-containing protein, translating into MKLKRIARKGILGLLIVMLTAQGWLTGWSGVEREAYAAHALSANGITNTVPAVKGTNVDSSVPFVIDFDKPVQKAPGTQSSILIKRLDDNTTMGSVLVSSDQVVIDPTPPITDPTTPDAGDSTPVPAIGLRVTITLGKTLPGATYYVEIDNKSFVYADNTAFPGLTNKEWTFSTRGLGSTSLVSRVPDNAAMVSLSTKVVMTFDKPVTAGRGNLIIYQGRVGGTVFEQIPVNAGSPRITGFGTNTITIVPTNNWNNNTTYYIVMPEGYLRDSNENDISAISGNVWGFNIISDPTSLMVSTVSPANGTTNAPLTGNLTVTFNKELDPNYIQNVTLKKSNGATVASKTVMNSANNRQLLITPANALDSNTNYVVDIPANTFRDKAGNTFTGLNGSTSWAFKTLSADTTAPVLKNAKMHSNNTIRLTYDEWLYSTNSLSSTYAVTVNGEKRNVSSTYISGDSVYVVLDTGVAVGQVVRIAYAPGTTGNRLTDQSSNAAAAFGARDVENGLDSVMSKPREGNVYYSTMTLYYPETVYITSSDAARQFSVTADQSAVGINSISINGSSVVTLNLSRSITDGEVVRVAYTPGSWPVKDTRGQALAGFSGFYVRNSIDTKPPEFKSAEVSGNKLWMRYNEPLNTTNKPLNSQYSVLVDGKPVFVNDSEIENDLVTLTLASAVKDTQNISLSYVPGALRLTDLNNNPAGYLNLTPVTYTYGNGKILSATLQGDTVQINFRDSIQSQAALTASQFSVVIGNSTTTVLSASASGSVVTLKVDTSAVTSTATQTGTVSYVPGAVPLRDASNVTVAAFGPLTLQQTNNSSTSSQTNSLPAWLTELDASSYGQSLLVMNNNTASAESAMSRNNRSTRQFNVDATKLIKTFEYASAVGKTMEPIVFEIPDSESSAYVGFPLNALTQIAASYRTGSIGVKYGDRLWTVPLSNLDLTAMSRSVGTTGASTGVREPSFYVQLETVPVLASGTLDGMLINSGAQKLGNNTDVYLFAFNGNNNQRMELDLKSQLSMKLPANTPTATSVYTYIDPVTLMLSNVPSSFKSTAGGIVIQGQINGNQTVAPVTHTVNYQDTASHWASAVIKELSAKWIISAPNGSFYRPNENISRAEFAELVARGLGLNGEPTAASRFQDVRSGSVTSAYIGAAAEAGIITGNTDGTFKPDRPITREQMAIMMVRALNYGGKTVSLQSSAATTLSKFKDSNKIQSKDSVAKAVQEGIIQGMTARTFEPQGNATRAQAAVMLKRVLDKLGYL; encoded by the coding sequence GTGAAATTGAAGAGAATTGCCAGAAAAGGCATACTTGGACTCTTGATCGTCATGCTAACGGCTCAAGGCTGGCTTACGGGTTGGAGTGGAGTTGAGCGGGAAGCATATGCGGCACACGCATTAAGTGCAAATGGAATAACGAATACTGTTCCTGCGGTGAAAGGAACGAATGTGGATAGTTCAGTACCATTCGTTATTGATTTTGATAAACCTGTTCAGAAGGCACCAGGTACACAAAGTTCAATCTTGATTAAGCGTTTGGATGACAATACAACGATGGGTTCGGTGCTGGTATCCAGTGACCAAGTCGTGATTGATCCCACACCACCGATTACAGATCCTACGACACCGGATGCGGGAGACAGTACGCCTGTACCAGCTATTGGCCTACGAGTGACGATTACACTGGGCAAGACTCTACCGGGAGCAACATACTACGTAGAGATAGATAATAAATCATTTGTTTACGCTGACAATACTGCATTTCCGGGACTGACTAACAAAGAGTGGACCTTCAGTACGCGGGGGCTAGGCTCAACTTCCCTTGTGAGTAGAGTTCCTGATAACGCAGCAATGGTATCCCTTTCAACTAAGGTAGTAATGACGTTCGATAAGCCTGTAACCGCAGGTAGAGGGAATCTCATTATTTATCAGGGAAGAGTTGGTGGTACAGTATTTGAGCAGATTCCAGTAAACGCAGGATCACCTCGAATTACAGGTTTTGGAACCAATACGATTACGATCGTTCCCACGAATAACTGGAACAACAACACTACATATTACATCGTAATGCCAGAAGGTTATTTGCGGGATAGCAATGAGAATGATATCAGTGCAATTAGTGGGAATGTATGGGGATTCAATATCATATCCGATCCGACGTCCCTCATGGTATCAACTGTATCTCCCGCAAACGGTACTACCAATGCACCTTTAACGGGAAATTTAACAGTTACGTTCAACAAAGAACTTGATCCGAATTACATTCAGAATGTAACGCTCAAAAAATCAAATGGAGCAACCGTTGCATCCAAGACAGTCATGAATAGTGCAAACAATAGACAATTGCTGATTACACCTGCGAACGCATTGGACAGCAACACGAATTATGTGGTAGACATCCCAGCCAATACGTTTCGTGATAAAGCAGGAAATACATTTACAGGCCTTAATGGGTCTACATCATGGGCCTTTAAAACATTAAGTGCAGATACAACTGCACCTGTGTTGAAAAATGCTAAGATGCATAGCAATAACACCATTCGCCTGACGTATGATGAGTGGCTGTACAGCACTAATTCGCTGAGTAGTACTTATGCTGTAACTGTAAATGGTGAAAAGAGGAATGTCAGCTCCACTTATATCTCAGGTGACAGTGTATATGTTGTCTTGGATACGGGTGTAGCGGTAGGACAGGTTGTGCGGATCGCATATGCACCCGGTACTACAGGTAATCGTCTTACAGATCAGTCTTCCAATGCTGCGGCTGCTTTTGGCGCAAGAGATGTGGAGAACGGTTTAGATTCTGTTATGTCCAAGCCGCGAGAAGGTAACGTGTATTACAGTACAATGACGTTGTACTATCCTGAGACGGTATATATCACTTCAAGTGATGCAGCAAGACAATTCAGTGTAACTGCGGATCAGTCGGCTGTAGGCATCAATAGCATATCAATCAATGGCAGCTCTGTGGTTACATTGAATCTTAGTCGGTCGATTACGGATGGTGAAGTCGTTCGTGTTGCATACACGCCAGGTTCATGGCCTGTAAAAGATACACGTGGACAGGCTCTTGCTGGATTCAGCGGCTTCTATGTCCGTAATTCAATTGATACCAAACCACCTGAGTTTAAGAGTGCTGAGGTGAGTGGTAACAAGTTATGGATGCGTTACAATGAACCACTGAACACGACGAATAAACCGCTCAACAGCCAATATTCTGTTCTGGTCGATGGTAAGCCAGTCTTCGTTAATGATTCCGAGATCGAAAATGATCTGGTTACGTTAACGCTGGCTTCAGCGGTGAAGGATACACAAAATATATCTCTATCATATGTACCTGGAGCATTGCGATTAACGGATCTGAACAATAACCCAGCAGGATATCTCAATCTGACTCCAGTAACGTACACATATGGAAATGGCAAAATCCTTTCGGCTACGCTTCAGGGAGACACGGTTCAGATTAATTTCCGTGATTCAATCCAGTCCCAGGCTGCACTAACAGCATCTCAGTTCAGTGTAGTGATTGGTAATTCAACCACAACTGTATTGTCTGCTTCAGCTTCTGGCTCTGTGGTGACGTTGAAAGTGGATACTTCAGCAGTAACATCGACAGCTACTCAGACGGGAACGGTGAGTTATGTACCTGGGGCAGTGCCGTTAAGGGATGCGTCGAATGTCACTGTAGCGGCATTTGGACCACTTACGTTGCAACAGACAAACAATAGTTCTACCAGTAGCCAGACGAACAGCCTTCCTGCCTGGTTAACAGAACTAGATGCATCGAGCTATGGTCAGTCTTTACTTGTGATGAACAATAATACGGCTTCTGCCGAGTCTGCGATGTCACGTAATAATCGCTCTACTCGTCAATTCAATGTGGATGCGACCAAGCTAATCAAGACCTTTGAATACGCATCGGCGGTCGGTAAGACCATGGAGCCTATTGTGTTTGAGATTCCCGATAGTGAATCTTCTGCGTATGTTGGATTCCCGTTGAATGCACTGACACAGATTGCGGCAAGCTATCGCACAGGTAGCATTGGTGTGAAATATGGAGATCGCCTTTGGACTGTTCCTCTTTCCAATCTGGATTTAACCGCTATGAGTCGAAGTGTAGGAACCACTGGAGCATCAACAGGTGTGCGTGAGCCATCCTTCTACGTGCAACTTGAGACGGTACCCGTGCTTGCGTCAGGTACATTGGATGGAATGCTTATTAACTCGGGCGCACAGAAGCTAGGTAATAATACGGATGTATATCTGTTTGCTTTTAATGGAAACAATAATCAGCGTATGGAACTTGATCTCAAAAGCCAGTTGTCTATGAAATTACCTGCAAATACGCCTACTGCCACATCCGTATATACTTATATCGATCCGGTTACGCTTATGTTATCCAACGTACCTAGTTCGTTTAAAAGTACGGCTGGGGGTATAGTCATTCAAGGCCAGATAAATGGCAATCAGACGGTAGCTCCGGTCACCCATACCGTAAACTATCAGGATACGGCATCACATTGGGCTAGCGCAGTCATTAAAGAGCTCTCTGCAAAATGGATTATTAGTGCCCCCAATGGGTCCTTCTACCGACCGAATGAGAACATTTCACGTGCGGAATTTGCTGAATTGGTCGCTAGAGGTCTTGGACTGAATGGAGAACCGACCGCAGCAAGTCGTTTCCAGGATGTTCGTAGCGGTAGTGTGACAAGTGCCTATATCGGTGCTGCCGCTGAAGCGGGAATCATTACGGGAAATACCGATGGTACCTTTAAGCCAGATCGTCCTATTACGCGTGAGCAGATGGCAATTATGATGGTGCGGGCGCTGAACTACGGTGGGAAAACAGTCTCTCTTCAATCTTCGGCTGCTACCACTCTATCCAAGTTTAAGGACAGCAACAAAATCCAGTCCAAGGATTCTGTTGCTAAAGCGGTGCAGGAGGGAATTATTCAAGGCATGACAGCCAGAACATTTGAACCTCAGGGAAATGCAACTCGTGCACAGGCAGCAGTGATGTTGAAGCGGGTTTTGGACAAATTAGGATATCTATAA
- a CDS encoding stalk domain-containing protein → MLGKHEKQLEDVKGSKVKKWAIVTLAGVIWIAPVMSAGGQMWSGTSWQSVAAAASTNTSKLSEEILTSGAKLMKYRYTTTRSGSKVNVLADVVQVDLQNPYVKLDVMTGKGGNLNSKQSTGAMAKENGAVAAVNGDYFNVSGELSPIGGQVSDGVLVSTPSELSGMYALTVTKDGKPMIDEYSFDGTVKAQDGSTFALRGINKEDYTVESGAVKYSHANSMYIYTPAWTSTKRPNDPSTTPTEVLVQNGVITQISDKKALNMTVPKDGYILRAHGTAATWIMSHLSVGQTLDADYKLKAKTTGQSVDPSNLEMMIGGHTILVNGGKAASFSRDIASSGIGGIRARTAVGYSEDGRYVYIIAAEKNSNSSGMSLTELQSFMTSVGVWKGMNLDGGGSTTMVTRPLGEQTAGLTFNTEYGTEQRQVVNTLGVFSTAPVGKLKGFAVSGSQTLLVGQEGKYTAKGYDTYYNPIATGDISMSWKSSNNGIVSVSNGTIKGVKPGTATLTATSNGASSSIKVSVLGGSELASLTAGSGLGSLKAGTTMSIPVTATTKSGQSVTVPADSLTWEFIGFKGKVTADQLTVSSVNSGAQVGYAIGRYDGYSTVVVLSASSSETIWENFENVNYPINFTTNAAGVTGTASVTAGTGEKTGSNVLQLGYDMTAGTGKMYAYAQLNGSTGREVSAAATSMSMDVMGDKSLNWLRAEFTDANGKTVYADLAKAIDWNGWKKLSVDLNGLNIAYPAKLKRVYVVNVEEGQDERAKSGTVAFDNIAFTMPSKSSEVGLPTGTASLVLGQKSMTVNGTKKAIDAAPVLKNGTTYVPIKHVLDAFGGQASWDSKNQRITVLRGGKLIDLVVGQKEFILNGKRQSATVAPYVTGGRTLVPLRLVSEQLGLTVKWEQKTKTVTISS, encoded by the coding sequence ATGCTGGGGAAACATGAGAAACAGCTGGAAGACGTTAAGGGCAGTAAGGTGAAGAAATGGGCGATTGTGACGCTGGCGGGTGTGATCTGGATTGCACCGGTGATGAGCGCAGGCGGGCAGATGTGGTCAGGCACTTCGTGGCAATCGGTGGCCGCTGCAGCATCTACAAATACAAGCAAGTTGAGTGAAGAAATTCTGACTTCGGGTGCGAAGCTCATGAAATACAGATATACAACAACACGTTCCGGTTCCAAGGTCAACGTACTGGCGGATGTAGTCCAGGTGGATCTGCAGAACCCGTATGTGAAGCTGGATGTAATGACAGGCAAGGGCGGTAATCTGAACAGTAAACAGAGCACAGGTGCCATGGCCAAGGAAAATGGTGCAGTAGCTGCTGTAAATGGCGATTACTTCAATGTATCCGGGGAACTCTCGCCAATTGGTGGACAGGTCTCCGATGGCGTGCTGGTCTCCACACCTTCCGAACTGTCAGGCATGTATGCCCTCACGGTGACCAAGGATGGCAAACCGATGATCGATGAGTATTCTTTTGACGGAACAGTGAAGGCACAGGATGGTTCAACCTTTGCTTTGCGTGGGATAAATAAAGAGGATTATACAGTAGAGTCGGGTGCGGTGAAGTATAGTCATGCCAACTCGATGTATATTTATACACCGGCATGGACCTCCACCAAACGTCCAAATGACCCTTCCACAACGCCAACAGAGGTTCTCGTGCAGAACGGAGTAATCACCCAAATCTCGGATAAAAAAGCGCTAAACATGACGGTGCCGAAGGATGGTTACATCTTGCGTGCGCATGGAACAGCGGCGACATGGATCATGAGCCATCTATCCGTTGGCCAAACCTTGGATGCGGATTACAAGTTAAAAGCCAAAACAACCGGACAATCGGTCGATCCGAGTAATCTGGAGATGATGATTGGCGGTCACACCATTTTGGTAAACGGTGGCAAGGCAGCTTCCTTTTCCCGTGATATCGCATCTTCCGGCATCGGTGGCATTCGTGCAAGAACGGCAGTAGGATACTCCGAGGATGGTCGGTATGTCTATATCATTGCAGCGGAGAAAAACAGTAACAGCAGCGGTATGTCGCTGACGGAACTGCAATCCTTTATGACCAGTGTGGGTGTCTGGAAAGGCATGAACCTGGACGGAGGCGGCTCCACAACAATGGTAACCCGTCCGTTGGGTGAGCAAACCGCCGGTCTGACGTTCAACACAGAGTATGGTACCGAGCAACGTCAGGTTGTAAACACGCTAGGTGTGTTCTCTACGGCTCCTGTAGGTAAACTGAAGGGCTTTGCCGTGAGTGGCAGTCAAACGTTGCTAGTGGGACAAGAGGGCAAGTACACAGCCAAAGGATATGACACCTACTACAACCCGATTGCAACAGGCGATATCAGCATGTCCTGGAAGTCCAGCAACAACGGCATCGTGAGTGTCAGCAACGGCACAATCAAAGGCGTGAAGCCAGGCACAGCAACGCTGACGGCAACGAGCAATGGAGCTTCATCTTCTATTAAAGTATCGGTATTGGGTGGAAGTGAATTGGCTTCACTGACAGCAGGATCAGGTCTCGGTTCGCTCAAAGCGGGCACAACGATGTCGATTCCAGTAACGGCAACGACGAAGAGCGGACAAAGTGTTACGGTTCCGGCAGACTCGCTGACATGGGAATTTATCGGATTCAAAGGTAAAGTTACTGCTGACCAATTAACCGTATCTTCCGTCAATTCCGGTGCACAAGTAGGATATGCGATTGGACGTTATGATGGTTACAGCACAGTCGTGGTACTCTCGGCTTCTTCGAGCGAAACGATCTGGGAGAACTTCGAGAATGTGAATTATCCGATTAACTTCACAACGAACGCAGCGGGTGTAACTGGTACGGCAAGCGTTACGGCAGGAACTGGTGAGAAAACCGGCTCCAATGTACTGCAACTTGGTTATGATATGACTGCTGGAACAGGCAAAATGTACGCTTATGCACAACTGAATGGCTCTACCGGTAGAGAGGTATCTGCTGCAGCTACATCGATGTCGATGGATGTTATGGGAGATAAAAGTCTGAACTGGTTACGTGCCGAATTCACGGATGCCAATGGCAAAACGGTATATGCCGATCTCGCTAAGGCAATTGACTGGAACGGGTGGAAGAAGCTGAGTGTGGATCTGAACGGACTGAACATCGCCTATCCGGCGAAGCTGAAGCGGGTCTATGTGGTGAACGTGGAGGAAGGTCAGGATGAGCGTGCGAAGTCAGGTACGGTTGCTTTTGACAACATCGCATTCACGATGCCTTCCAAGTCCAGTGAAGTCGGATTGCCTACGGGGACTGCCTCACTTGTGCTTGGACAGAAGTCGATGACGGTGAACGGAACGAAAAAAGCCATTGATGCAGCACCAGTCCTGAAAAATGGTACAACGTATGTGCCAATCAAACATGTTTTGGACGCTTTTGGTGGTCAGGCAAGCTGGGATAGCAAAAATCAGCGGATCACGGTATTACGTGGTGGCAAGCTGATTGATCTGGTTGTAGGGCAGAAAGAATTCATTCTGAATGGTAAAAGACAGAGCGCAACTGTTGCACCATACGTAACGGGTGGTAGGACTTTAGTCCCACTTAGACTCGTTTCCGAGCAACTTGGTCTGACTGTAAAATGGGAACAGAAAACGAAGACCGTTACCATCTCATCGTGA
- a CDS encoding sensor histidine kinase, translating into MDLQADAIDRVIKNAIQVMENSKYQMFEIMDATRDELKTLNEELKSVLKETAETIEKVDQLELNYRRSRIRLTEVSRDFVRYSEHDIKQAYEKATQLQLDLMIYREKEMYLKARRDDLQKRAKNVEASVERAETIGSQMGVVLEYLSGELGQVTRIIESAKNRQMIGLKIILAQEEERKRIAREIHDGPAQMLANLVLRTEIVERMLIKQDFKMVQAEIVDLKGQVRSSLEEMRKVIFNLRPMALDDLGLIPTLRKYVQDFEVKTKIRSLFETRGKEHRLSSAMEAAIYRLVQEGLSNAAKHAYPTYVVVEITYQAQLVKIVVQDNGLGFKPELLAKKSKDHTHFGLIGMRERVELLEGRIEIESGENQGTKIVIHIPTNVDKGKE; encoded by the coding sequence GTGGATTTACAAGCCGATGCCATAGACCGCGTCATTAAAAACGCCATACAAGTCATGGAAAACAGCAAATATCAAATGTTCGAAATTATGGACGCAACTCGCGATGAGCTGAAAACACTCAACGAGGAGTTAAAGTCGGTGCTGAAGGAAACGGCGGAAACGATCGAGAAAGTAGATCAATTGGAGCTGAACTACCGCCGTTCCCGGATCCGGCTGACTGAGGTTAGCCGCGACTTTGTCCGTTATTCCGAGCATGATATCAAGCAGGCGTATGAGAAAGCAACACAGCTGCAGCTGGATCTGATGATTTATCGTGAGAAGGAAATGTATCTGAAGGCCCGTCGGGATGACCTACAGAAGCGTGCCAAAAATGTGGAAGCTTCTGTGGAGCGTGCCGAGACCATCGGTTCGCAGATGGGTGTTGTACTCGAATACCTGTCAGGTGAACTGGGTCAAGTGACCCGGATCATCGAATCTGCTAAAAATCGACAAATGATTGGTTTGAAAATAATTTTGGCCCAGGAAGAAGAGCGGAAACGTATTGCTCGTGAGATTCATGACGGGCCTGCGCAGATGCTCGCGAATCTAGTGCTTAGGACGGAAATTGTAGAAAGAATGCTCATTAAGCAGGATTTTAAGATGGTCCAGGCCGAAATAGTAGATTTGAAAGGCCAGGTTCGTTCCAGTCTTGAAGAAATGAGAAAAGTTATTTTCAATCTGCGTCCTATGGCACTGGATGATCTGGGACTGATTCCAACGCTTCGGAAGTACGTGCAGGATTTTGAGGTAAAAACGAAAATCCGGTCGCTTTTTGAAACAAGAGGTAAGGAACATCGTTTATCTTCAGCCATGGAGGCTGCAATCTACCGCCTCGTGCAGGAAGGTCTGTCGAATGCTGCAAAGCATGCTTATCCCACATATGTTGTAGTGGAAATTACATACCAGGCTCAGCTCGTCAAAATTGTCGTTCAGGACAATGGGCTTGGGTTCAAACCGGAGCTTCTTGCCAAGAAAAGCAAGGATCATACCCACTTCGGTCTGATTGGGATGAGAGAACGGGTTGAACTGTTAGAAGGAAGAATAGAGATTGAATCCGGAGAAAATCAAGGAACCAAAATAGTGATTCATATCCCGACAAACGTGGATAAGGGAAAGGAGTAG
- a CDS encoding helicase-related protein — MKVALYVCRVGKGWSMMLSIDIRVDVAWWLEGGGGRNVLRWLLLDTALPLSQASWLVEHFEMERGMDQWGQHEWQSYLARKLDVYELASGETEARKSIAGKAGSTAVRRIQVGGMPEPYPAGQWAQLERDAALLAERISGRQLLAAEAEALLADTAQPPREWRAAAQLARLHGRLSITAALEGPATRRRHAWLGRALSAPRCHRCGSEARQRVPCAACGLAACAYCEDCLALGRSRACALLLRSAAQGAVPRRGEAPRGTALAPTGGGLARWGLSAAQSAAAAAALAFLARPPAGDGPGRFLLWAVTGAGKTEMIFPLLQHTLDRGGRALVATPRRDVVLELAPRLAKAFPDTSLATLYGGSDERWKDAQLTLATTHQLMRFYQGFDLVIIDELDAFPYHNDPMLAHAAASSCKPDGNFVYLSATPPARLQREVARGKLNHAKVPVRFHRHPLPVPRLVKMVTVAECIKKRNLTSALRTNIQISLKRDAQVFVFVTRIAQIEAFVNLMRRTFPGIHIEGTSSQDPDRASKVTAFRERTIRLLVTTTILERGVTIPRSDVFILDADNGLFDEASLVQMAGRAGRSMDDPAGRVVFASSRRTRSQVKAVAQIRKMNAIARRKGYLHPPSQT; from the coding sequence ATGAAGGTTGCTTTGTATGTGTGCCGTGTAGGGAAAGGGTGGAGCATGATGTTATCAATCGACATTCGAGTGGATGTGGCTTGGTGGCTGGAGGGAGGAGGTGGGCGAAATGTGCTGCGCTGGTTGTTGTTAGATACGGCGTTGCCGTTAAGTCAGGCATCTTGGTTGGTTGAACATTTTGAGATGGAGCGAGGTATGGATCAGTGGGGCCAGCACGAATGGCAGAGCTACCTTGCACGGAAACTGGATGTGTATGAACTGGCCTCGGGGGAAACAGAGGCCAGAAAAAGTATAGCAGGCAAAGCGGGGAGTACTGCTGTGCGTCGCATTCAGGTAGGCGGGATGCCAGAGCCGTATCCCGCCGGGCAGTGGGCTCAGCTGGAGCGGGACGCGGCCCTGCTGGCTGAGCGGATCAGCGGCCGCCAATTACTGGCGGCCGAGGCAGAGGCGTTGCTGGCGGATACCGCCCAGCCGCCAAGGGAGTGGCGCGCGGCTGCGCAGCTCGCGCGCTTGCATGGGCGGCTGAGTATCACAGCCGCCCTCGAAGGGCCTGCCACGCGCCGTCGGCACGCGTGGCTTGGACGCGCGCTTAGCGCGCCCCGCTGCCACCGTTGTGGCAGCGAAGCCAGGCAGCGCGTGCCCTGCGCTGCCTGCGGTCTGGCGGCGTGCGCCTACTGCGAGGATTGCCTCGCGCTCGGGCGCAGCCGTGCTTGTGCGCTGCTGCTACGCAGTGCAGCGCAAGGGGCGGTGCCACGACGCGGCGAAGCACCGCGTGGCACCGCCTTGGCCCCCACCGGCGGCGGACTCGCCCGGTGGGGGCTTAGCGCAGCGCAGAGCGCGGCAGCAGCCGCGGCGCTAGCGTTTTTGGCCCGACCGCCCGCAGGGGATGGGCCGGGGCGGTTCTTGCTGTGGGCCGTGACCGGGGCCGGCAAGACCGAGATGATATTCCCACTGCTCCAACATACATTGGATCGTGGCGGACGAGCTTTGGTCGCTACGCCGCGCAGGGACGTGGTGCTGGAGCTAGCCCCGCGTCTGGCCAAAGCTTTTCCGGACACCTCGCTCGCTACCCTTTACGGGGGGAGTGACGAACGCTGGAAAGACGCTCAGCTCACGCTTGCGACCACACACCAACTGATGCGTTTTTATCAGGGGTTTGATCTCGTCATCATTGACGAACTGGATGCTTTCCCTTATCACAACGATCCCATGCTCGCTCACGCGGCAGCATCCTCCTGTAAGCCGGACGGGAATTTTGTCTATCTATCTGCCACACCACCTGCTCGGCTCCAGAGGGAAGTAGCACGGGGGAAACTCAATCATGCCAAAGTTCCAGTACGTTTCCACCGTCATCCTTTGCCCGTGCCAAGATTGGTCAAGATGGTTACCGTTGCTGAATGTATTAAGAAACGAAATCTTACCTCTGCCTTGAGGACTAACATCCAAATTTCATTGAAGCGTGACGCCCAGGTATTTGTCTTTGTAACACGCATTGCCCAGATTGAGGCGTTTGTGAATCTAATGCGTCGTACTTTTCCCGGAATCCATATCGAAGGAACTTCATCTCAGGATCCTGATCGCGCTAGCAAAGTTACAGCCTTTCGTGAACGCACAATTCGTTTGCTCGTAACGACAACAATTCTGGAGCGTGGCGTTACCATTCCGCGCAGTGATGTTTTTATATTGGATGCAGACAATGGTCTCTTTGATGAAGCGTCGCTGGTTCAGATGGCGGGTAGAGCAGGGCGTTCCATGGATGACCCGGCGGGTAGAGTGGTTTTTGCATCATCTCGTCGGACACGTTCACAGGTGAAGGCCGTTGCCCAGATTCGGAAAATGAACGCTATCGCTCGTCGCAAAGGCTACCTGCATCCACCATCCCAGACATAA
- a CDS encoding response regulator transcription factor: protein MENRDTGKASIKVLLADDHQLFREGLKRILNMEDDIEVIGECGDGIQVLEFCNQDKPDIVLMDINMPIENGVEATEKLRELFPDVKVIILSIHDDESYVFETLRKGANGYLLKDMEAESLINAIRSVHEGHAFIHPKVTGKLIMQLRRMTYLNETGAMSEGASKEAGVKFVAGDNNPLTRREAEVLRLMAEGKSNKMIGEFLFISEKTVKNHVSSILQKMEVDDRTQAVINSIKYGWVTL from the coding sequence ATGGAAAACCGTGATACTGGTAAAGCATCGATTAAAGTTCTTTTGGCTGATGATCATCAGCTGTTCCGTGAGGGACTGAAACGCATTTTAAATATGGAGGACGACATTGAGGTCATCGGCGAATGCGGCGATGGTATTCAAGTGCTCGAATTCTGCAATCAGGATAAACCTGATATCGTATTGATGGATATCAACATGCCAATCGAAAATGGGGTTGAAGCAACGGAGAAATTGCGTGAGCTGTTCCCTGATGTCAAAGTGATTATCTTGTCCATTCATGATGATGAAAGTTATGTATTCGAGACGCTTCGTAAAGGGGCTAACGGATACTTGCTGAAGGATATGGAGGCAGAGTCTCTGATCAATGCGATTCGTTCCGTGCATGAAGGACATGCGTTCATACATCCGAAAGTAACAGGCAAACTGATCATGCAGCTGCGTCGTATGACGTATCTTAATGAAACAGGGGCAATGAGTGAAGGAGCTTCGAAGGAAGCAGGCGTTAAATTTGTCGCTGGCGACAATAACCCGCTCACACGTCGTGAGGCTGAAGTTCTTCGCTTGATGGCAGAAGGTAAGAGCAACAAAATGATTGGTGAATTCCTGTTCATCAGTGAAAAAACAGTAAAAAACCATGTCAGCAGTATTCTGCAGAAGATGGAAGTGGACGACCGTACTCAAGCTGTTATCAATTCGATCAAATATGGTTGGGTTACGCTCTAA